A window of Christiangramia forsetii KT0803 contains these coding sequences:
- a CDS encoding thioredoxin family protein, producing MKNLLFIILIFILQPMQAQRTEIAWIGFEDLEDSLKVKAKPVVLYFYTDWCVYCKKMDKNAFRDPEVISTVNQDFYAVKMNAESTEPVDFEGQTFINEQAKVQRNGVHQIPQMLATREDKPISFPVVMVLDKNFRVEKRSFEYLTSEKMRLLIKG from the coding sequence TTTCATCCTCCAACCTATGCAAGCACAACGTACTGAAATAGCATGGATAGGTTTTGAAGACCTGGAAGATTCTTTAAAAGTAAAAGCCAAGCCTGTAGTTCTTTATTTCTATACAGACTGGTGCGTTTACTGTAAAAAAATGGATAAGAATGCTTTCAGGGATCCAGAAGTTATTTCAACAGTAAATCAGGATTTTTATGCGGTTAAAATGAATGCCGAAAGTACCGAACCTGTTGATTTTGAAGGACAAACTTTTATCAATGAACAGGCAAAAGTGCAACGCAACGGAGTACACCAGATCCCTCAAATGCTCGCAACGCGCGAGGATAAGCCAATTTCATTTCCTGTTGTTATGGTGCTAGATAAAAATTTCAGGGTTGAAAAAAGAAGTTTTGAATACCTCACTTCAGAAAAAATGAGACTATTAATTAAAGGCTAG